Proteins encoded by one window of Torulaspora delbrueckii CBS 1146 chromosome 2, complete genome:
- the PRP42 gene encoding mRNA splicing protein PRP42 (similar to Saccharomyces cerevisiae PRP42 (YDR235W); ancestral locus Anc_8.457) gives MDKYNLIINDETFSSLTLKVADYPRTLVHWENFLNYLITKASPLNKSLEPSIYKLIKNTYESLLFHFPYLENYYVDYALFEYKLGNISRVHKIYQQGLRKCNDRSLLLWISYLKICNEVVINQRQLFNLYERAEHYIGLHFLSGEFWELYLEQIQERCLTKERYFVILRKVLEIPLHSFSRFYSRWLQCIDDIRDVSQLIRLAPKEDLQKKMKVDVNYQGRKGPYLTEAKKLMRKFTKELYMVVQYQVLEIYNLFESKLSIHYYCSQETLISSEEIATWNAYIDYTTKLKIDSLTEVNFQRALLPLAHYENIWIRYAEWLIDWKEDLVSAKNVLMNGLTMSHKKAAIIKLLCSTLCKLRDYELLELILGKKEEMYVTDIEGIDEFETFWDYLQFQIFCCNSRLQTRYEVARSDQLLPDNVLDIIITRLSCGSLKKGQELLLTSLLQLQSKTNTDMIEKRIFRHIIDAKWEFYLQNGLFWSLYSQLIFLDPSKSYLDRRRHIVKNIWKNATNYEGTVLPALRRFCQLYLPEDIDTLEEIFEKSLDQRIIN, from the coding sequence ATGGATAAGTACAATTTGATCATCAATGATGAGACTTTTTCCTCGCTGACTTTGAAGGTTGCGGATTATCCAAGGACTTTGGTTCATTGGgagaattttttgaattaTTTGATTACAAAGGCATCTCCTCTTAATAAATCATTGGAGCCCTCCATATACAAATTGATTAAAAACACTTATGAATCGTTGCTTTTCCATTTCCCGTACTTGGAAAATTACTATGTGGATTACGCCCTTTTTGAGTATAAGCTCGGTAACATCTCCAGAGTTCACAAGATTTACCAACAAGGCCTACGAAAGTGCAATGATAGATCTCTGTTGCTGTGGATATCATACCTGAAGATTTGTAATGAAGTAGTGATAAACCAACGACAGCTGTTCAATCTTTATGAAAGGGCTGAACATTACATTGGATTGCACTTTCTGAGTGGGGAGTTTTGGGAATTATATTTGGAGCAGATCCAAGAGAGGTGTTTGACAAAGGAACGATATTTTGTCATACTTCGTAAAGTTCTCGAAATACCTTTGCATTCATTTAGCAGATTTTATTCAAGATGGTTGCAATGCATTGATGACATACGGGATGTGTCTCAGCTCATTCGACTGGCaccaaaagaagatctccagaaaaagatgaaagtggATGTGAACTATCAGGGAAGAAAGGGACCGTATCTTACAGAGGCCAAAAAGCTCATGAGGAAGTTCACGAAGGAGCTGTACATGGTCGTGCAATATCAAGTCCTAGAGATATACAATCTTTTCGAGTCAAAGTTGAGCATTCATTACTACTGCTCTCAAGAGACACTTATATCATCGGAGGAGATAGCCACTTGGAATGCTTACATCGATTACACCActaaattgaagattgatTCCCTGACTGAGGTAAATTTCCAAAGAGCACTATTACCATTGGCTCATTACGAGAACATATGGATCAGGTATGCAGAATGGCTCATTGACTGgaaagaagatttggtGTCAGCGAAAAATGTCCTAATGAATGGTTTAACTATGTCGCACAAGAAAGCTGCTATAATAAAACTGCTCTGCTCAACTCTCTGCAAACTTCGCGATTATGAACTGCTCGAGCTGATATTGGgcaaaaaagaagaaatgtACGTCACTGATATAGAAGGtatcgatgaatttgagaCTTTTTGGGACTATCTACAGTTTCAGATATTTTGCTGTAATAGCAGGTTACAGACCCGTTATGAGGTGGCTAGATCAGATCAATTGCTGCCAGATAATGTGCTTGATATTATAATAACACGTCTAAGTTGCGGTAGTCTGAAGAAGGGACAGGAGTTACTACTTACCTCATTACTTCAACTACAAAGCAAAACCAATACAGACATGATCGAGAAAAGGATTTTCAGGCACATAATTGATGCTAAATGGGAGTTTTACTTACAAAACGGGTTGTTTTGGAGCCTATACTCGCAGTTGATTTTTCTAGATCCATCCAAGTCCTATCTTGATAGAAGGCGACATATTGTCAAAAATATATGGAAAAATGCAACAAATTATGAAGGAACTGTTCTTCCCGCATTAAGACGGTTTTGTCAATTGTATTTACCAGAAGACATTGACACAttagaagaaattttcGAAAAAAGTTTAGATCAAAGAATAATTAATTAA
- the HEM3 gene encoding hydroxymethylbilane synthase (similar to Saccharomyces cerevisiae HEM3 (YDL205C); ancestral locus Anc_8.456) — translation MQETVRIGGRRSKLAVIQSMTVKQLIEENFPNYECPVLALQTLGDQVQQKPLYSFGGKALWTKELEDLLYDKDNENKIDLIVHSLKDMPTLLPEGFELGGVTKRVDPSDCLVMALESPYKGLGDLPEGSVVGTSSVRRSAQLKRKFPNLKFESIRGNIHTRLKKVDDPETPYKCIILASAGLIRMGLEHRIAERFTSKIMYHAVGQGALGIEIRTGDTRVMKILEKITDLESTVCCLAERALMRTLEGGCSVPIGVESSYNVETKRLELRGIVVSVNGELAVEDSQEIYIEKIKEDSMACGRLLAEKMMAKGAKKILDEINLDRIEQ, via the coding sequence ATGCAGGAGACTGTCAGAATTGGTGGGAGAAGGTCGAAGTTGGCTGTGATTCAGTCTATGACTGTCAAGCAACTTATCGAAGAAAATTTTCCCAACTATGAATGCCCTGTCTTGGCGCTGCAAACGCTTGGTGATCAGGTTCAACAGAAACCTTTATACTCGTTTGGTGGTAAAGCTCTATGGACAAAGGAGCTAGAAGACTTGCTGTACGACAAGGATAATGAAAACAAGATAGATCTCATCGTGCACTCGTTGAAGGATATGCCAACACTACTGCCCGAGGGGTTCGAGCTGGGCGGAGTCACAAAGAGAGTAGATCCTTCTGACTGTCTCGTGATGGCGTTAGAGTCTCCATACAAGGGTTTAGGAGACCTACCAGAAGGGAGTGTGGTTGGGACTTCTTCCGTCAGGAGATCCGCTCAATTGAAGCGTAAATTCCCCAATCTGAAATTCGAGAGTATTAGAGGAAACATTCACACtagattgaagaaagttgatgacCCTGAAACACCATACAAATGCATTATATTGGCATCAGCAGGCCTTATACGTATGGGGTTGGAGCATAGAATAGCTGAAAGGTTCACATCAAAAATCATGTATCATGCGGTGGGGCAGGGAGCCCTGGGGATCGAAATCAGGACCGGGGACACGCGCGTAATGAAAATCCTGGAAAAGATCACCGATTTAGAGAGCACGGTATGTTGTCTTGCAGAACGTGCATTGATGAGAACTTTGGAAGGAGGTTGTTCCGTCCCGATCGGTGTCGAGTCCTCGTATAATGTTGAGACCAAAAGACTTGAGCTGAGAGGGATAGTTGTAAGTGTCAATGGAGAATTAGCTGTCGAAGATAGCCAAGAGATTtatattgaaaagattaaagaagATTCAATGGCCTGCGGAAGATTGCtagctgaaaagatgatgGCCAAAGGGGCCAAAAAGATCCTTGACGAGATAAATCTTGATAGAATCGAGCAGTAG
- the LYS4 gene encoding homoaconitate hydratase LYS4 (similar to Saccharomyces cerevisiae LYS4 (YDR234W); ancestral locus Anc_8.455) — protein sequence MLRFRRSLHSCGVLRQGQNLTEKIVQKYAVGLPKGKVVHSGDYVSIKPAHCMSHDNSWPVALKFMGLGATKIHDTRQIVNTLDHDIQNRDEKNLAKYKNIENFAKNHGVDFYPAGRGIGHQIMIEEGYAFPLNLTVASDSHSNTYGGIGSLGTPVVRTDAAAIWATGQTWWQIPPVAQVELVGQLPHGVSGKDIIVALCGLFNKDQVLNHAIEFTGDSLEHLPIDYRLTIANMTTEWGALSGLFPVDSTLINWYRNERLPKLGANHPRITKQIIDDLEKAASQWKADTDASYAKKLTIDLSTLQHYVSGPNSVKVSNTVQELSAQNIKVDKAYLVSCTNSRLSDLESAAQVVCPSGDINKINKVSPNVKFYVAAASSEVEKDAKASGAWDKLVKAGCIVLPPGCGPCIGLGTGLLEAGEVGISATNRNFKGRMGSKDALAYLASPAVVAASAIVGKIASPAEVFGTQENFSTKVNTTTGTAGSSAAEESSAPAASSGAVEILEGFPSEISGELVLCDADNINTDGIYPGKYTYQDDVPKETMAKVCMENYDPEFQTKTKKGDIIVSGFNFGTGSSREQAATAILAKGVNLVVSGSFGNIFSRNSINNALLTLEIPALIEKLRNKYKDSPKELTRRTGWFLRWDVAHRKVVVTEGSLDGPVVLEQTVGELGKNLQEIIIKGGLEGWVKAHL from the coding sequence ATGTTGAGATTTAGAAGGTCATTGCACAGTTGTGGTGTGCTGCGCCAAGGTCAAAATTTGACCGAAAAGATCGTCCAAAAATATGCTGTTGGGTTGCCCAAAGGTAAAGTTGTGCACTCTGGGGACTATGTTTCGATCAAACCTGCTCATTGTATGTCTCATGATAATTCTTGGCCTGTTGCATTAAAATTTATGGGGTTGGGTGCTACCAAGATACACGATACAAGACAGATTGTTAACACACTGGATCATGATATTCAAAACCGCgatgagaagaacttgGCGAAGTACAAAAACATCGAAAACTTTGCCAAGAACCACGGGGTCGATTTCTATCCTGCTGGTCGTGGTATTGGGCACCAGATCATGATCGAAGAGGGTTATGCTTTCCCATTGAACTTGACTGTCGCTTCCGATTCGCATTCTAACACCTATGGCGGTATCGGGTCCCTGGGGACTCCAGTGGTACGTACTGATGCTGCTGCTATCTGGGCTACGGGTCAAACATGGTGGCAGATTCCTCCAGTGGCTCAGGTCGAATTGGTCGGACAATTGCCTCACGGCGTTTCCGGTAAGGATATCATAGTTGCCCTGTGTGGTCTATTCAACAAGGATCAAGTTCTTAACCATGCGATTGAGTTCACCGGTGACTCGCTTGAGCATTTGCCAATCGATTACAGACTCACAATTGCCAATATGACTACCGAATGGGGTGCACTGTCCGGTCTATTCCCAGTTGACTCGACTTTGATCAACTGGTACCGTAACGAGAGACTACCTAAGCTAGGTGCTAACCACCCAAGAATCACCAAACAGATTATagatgatttggagaaagcTGCCTCTCAATGGAAGGCCGATACCGATGCTAGCTATGCAAAGAAGTTGACTATTGATCTTTCGACTTTACAACACTATGTCTCTGGTCCAAACAGCGTCAAAGTATCAAACACTGTGCAAGAACTATCGGCTCAAAATATCAAGGTAGATAAGGCGTACCTGGTCTCTTGTACCAACAGTAGGTTATCAGACCTGGAATCTGCAGCGCAGGTCGTGTGCCCATCGGGAGATATTAACAAGATTAACAAGGTCTCTCCCAACGTCAAATTTTACGTtgcagcagcttcttcagaagtCGAGAAGGACGCTAAGGCTTCTGGTGCATGGGATAAACTTGTGAAGGCTGGCTGTATCGTTCTACCACCAGGTTGTGGTCCTTGTATTGGTCTAGGTACTGGTTTGTTAGAAGCTGGTGAGGTCGGTATCAGTGCTACCAACAGAAACTTCAAAGGCAGAATGGGGTCTAAGGACGCCCTTGCTTACTTGGCCTCTCCTGCTGTGGTTGCGGCATCTGCGATCGTTGGCAAGATCGCTTCTCCAGCAGAGGTATTTGGAACTCAGGAAAACTTCAGTACCAAGGTCAACACTACCACTGGAACTGCAGGTTCATCAGCTGCCGAGGAGTCTAGTGCGCCAGCAGCAAGCAGCGGAGCAGTAGAAATTCTAGAGGGATTCCCAAGCGAGATATCCGGTGAATTGGTTCTATGTGATGCCGACAACATCAACACTGACGGCATTTACCCAGGTAAGTACACTTATCAGGACGATGTTCCAAAGGAAACAATGGCGAAGGTTTGCATGGAAAACTACGACCCAGAATTCCAAACTAAAACCAAGAAGGGAGATATCATTGTCAGCGGCTTCAACTTTGGTACCGGTTCTTCCAGAGAACAGGCAGCTACTGCAATTCTCGCTAAAGGTGTCAATCTAGTGGTTTCGGGATCGTTTGGTAACATCTTTTCCAGAAACTCCATTAACAATGCATTGCTAACGTTGGAGATCCCAGcattgattgaaaagttgcGTAACAAATACAAGGACTCACCAAAGGAATTGACCAGAAGAACGGGATGGTTCCTGAGATGGGATGTCGCTCACAGAAAAGTCGTTGTGACTGAAGGTTCTCTCGATGGTCCTGTGGTGCTGGAACAGACAGTGGGTGAACTGGGAAAGAATTTGCAAgagatcatcatcaaggGCGGTCTAGAAGGCTGGGTCAAAGCTCATCTATGA
- the RTN1 gene encoding Rtn1p (similar to Saccharomyces cerevisiae RTN2 (YDL204W) and RTN1 (YDR233C); ancestral locus Anc_8.454), whose protein sequence is MSSASINVEKKQGGNNLLLWRNPVETGKVFGGLLVGLLVLKTVNLATLFLKLLYTVVFITGSVEFVSKILLGQGLISSYAPKECLNIVGLLKPHVDCLLQQLPAQQAKLRKLVFAYQPKNNFRAAAVLYVLHKFFSWFSLWTITFVGVIGAFTVPLVYSLFQTEIDTAVDNGIKVVKTKTEEFSTVASEKTKPYLETLDKKMGPVSNFVKSQYQQTNTVTPQSTTTQMTAQVPLEPEHESHAQTSSSAAFPNAPTTKPLGQETQEFSVDQLQSELKQSTDGLKHDLQQNNSAF, encoded by the coding sequence ATGTCTAGTGCAAGTATTAACgttgagaagaaacaaGGGGGCAACAACCTATTGTTGTGGAGAAACCCTGTGGAAACTGGGAAAGTTTTCGGAGGTCTATTGGTGGGTTTGCTAGTTTTGAAAACCGTCAATTTGGCTACCTTATTTTTGAAACTACTTTACACTGTTGTTTTCATTACCGGTTCAGTGGAATTCGTTTCTAAGATTCTTTTGGGTCAAGgtttgatctcttcttaTGCTCCTAAAGAATGTCTAAATATCGTGGGACTATTGAAACCTCACGTTGACTGTCTTTTGCAGCAATTGCCTGCTCAACAGGCCAAATTGCGTAAATTGGTGTTTGCATACCAgccaaagaacaatttcAGAGCTGCAGCAGTTCTTTATGTGCTACACAAGTTTTTCTCATGGTTCTCTCTATGGACTATCACATTTGTGGGTGTTATTGGAGCTTTCACTGTTCCTCTAGTTTACTCTCTATTCCAAACTGAGATCGATACTGCTGTCGACAATGGTATCAAGGTTGTTAAGACCAAGACCGAGGAATTTTCTACAGTGGCTTCTGAAAAGACTAAGCCTTATCTAGAAACTTTGGATAAGAAGATGGGTCCTGTTTCCAACTTCGTCAAGAGCCAATACCAGCAGACTAACACTGTTACTCCTCAATCTACTACTACCCAAATGACCGCTCAAGTGCCATTGGAGCCAGAACATGAGTCCCACGCACAAACTAGTTCATCTGCTGCCTTCCCAAATGCTCCAACTACGAAACCTTTGGGTCAGGAAACCCAGGAGTTCtctgttgatcaattgcaaagtGAGTTGAAGCAAAGCACCGATGGTTTGAAGCACGATTTGCAACAGAACAATTCCGCTTTTTAA
- the HEM1 gene encoding 5-aminolevulinate synthase (similar to Saccharomyces cerevisiae HEM1 (YDR232W); ancestral locus Anc_8.453), protein MEAIAHQSVKLCPFMRQTISSAQGVKQLRSANLPAMAKKCPVVGHAMQKRDYATASAAPAAATASKLGAETVANHATQESSFDFDGLFERDIEKKRLDKSYRFFNNINRLAREFPMAHRQTEEEKVTVWCSNDYLALSKNQQVVDVMKKTMDKYGAGAGGTRNIAGHNQHTMRLEAEIAALHKKEGALVFSSCYMANDAVLSLLGQKVKDLVIFSDELNHASMIVGIKHANTTKHIFKHNDLQHLEELLQMYPKSTPKLIAFESVYSMSGSVSEINKICDLAEKYGALTFLDEVHAVGLYGPHGAGVAEHCDFEAHRLSGISSVPNKRTVMDRVDMITGTLGKSFGTVGGYVAASSKLIDWCRSYAPGFIFTTTLPPAVMAGAAEAIRYQRRHLDLRQQQQRHTSYVKQGFEELGIPVIPNPSHIVPVLVGNADLAKQASDLLMEDHRIYVQAINFPTVARGTERLRITPTPGHTDDLSDILLDAVDDVFNQLQLPRVRDWENQGGILGVGQKDFVEEANLWTEQQLQLTNDSLNPNVLDPVLQQLEVSSGIKA, encoded by the coding sequence ATGGAAGCTATTGCACATCAATCTGTGAAGCTATGCCCATTTATGCGTCAGACGATCTCGTCTGCGCAAGGTGTCAAACAGTTAAGGTCGGCCAATTTGCCTGCTATGGCCAAGAAATGTCCTGTGGTTGGCCATGCTATGCAGAAAAGAGATTATGCTACTGCATCTGCAGCACCAGCTGCTGCCACTGCTAGTAAACTTGGTGCCGAGACTGTTGCCAACCACGCTACTCAGGAGTCCTCCTTTGACTTTGATGGGTTGTTCGAGAGGGATATTGAGAAAAAACGTTTGGATAAGTCTTATCGGTTTTTCAACAATATCAACCGTCTTGCCCGTGAGTTTCCGATGGCTCATCGCCAAacagaagaggaaaaggtGACCGTTTGGTGCTCTAATGATTACTTAGCTTTGTCTAAGAACCAACAAGTTGTGGAcgtgatgaagaaaactATGGATAAGTATGGTGCAGGGGCTGGTGGTACCAGAAATATCGCTGGTCATAACCAGCACACTATGCGTTTAGAAGCTGAGATTGCAGCTTTGCACAAGAAGGAAGGTGCTTtggttttttcttcttgttaCATGGCCAATGATGCTGTTTTGTCGTTGCTTGGTCAAAAAGTGAAGGATCTTGTTATCTTTTCGGATGAGTTGAACCATGCCTCCATGATCGTTGGTATTAAGCATGCCAACACTACCAAGCATATCTTCAAGCATAATGATTTGCAACATTTGGAAGAGTTGCTGCAAATGTATCCTAAGTCGACCCCAAAATTGATCGCTTTCGAGTCTGTTTACTCAATGTCCGGTTCTGTCTCAGAAATCAACAAGATTTGTGATTTGGCTGAAAAGTACGGTGCGTTGACTTTCTTGGACGAAGTGCATGCTGTTGGGTTGTATGGTCCACACGGTGCTGGTGTCGCTGAACATTGTGATTTCGAGGCTCACCGTTTGAGTGGTATTTCCTCTGTCCCAAATAAGAGGACTGTTATGGATCGTGTTGACATGATTACTGGTACCTTGGGTAAGTCTTTCGGGACTGTTGGTGGGTATGTTGCTGCATCAAGCAAATTGATCGACTGGTGTCGTTCCTACGCCCCGGGGTTCATTTTTACTACTACTTTACCACCTGCTGTCATGGCCGGTGCTGCTGAAGCTATCAGATACCAACGTCGTCACTTGGATTTGagacaacaacaacaaagacACACCTCTTACGTGAAGCaaggttttgaagagttgggGATACCCGTCATTCCAAACCCTTCGCACATTGTGCCTGTGCTTGTCGGTAATGCTGATTTGGCTAAACAGGCCTCTGATTTATTGATGGAAGACCACAGAATCTACGTTCAAGCTATCAACTTTCCAACTGTGGCCCGTGGTACTGAGAGATTGAGAATCACTCCAACCCCAGGCCACACCGATGACTTAAGTGACATCTTACTGGACGCTGTCGACGACGTGTTCAACCAATTGCAATTACCTCGTGTCAGAGATTGGGAGAATCAAGGTGGTATTCTCGGTGTTGGTCAGAAAGATTTTGTCGAGGAGGCCAATCTATGGACTGAACaacaattgcaattgaCTAATGACTCTTTGAACCCTAATGTGCTGGACCCGGTGCTACAACAGCTAGAGGTTTCCAGTGGTATTAAAGCTTAA
- the ACK1 gene encoding Ack1p (similar to Saccharomyces cerevisiae YDL203C; ancestral locus Anc_8.452) has protein sequence MFRDNYHDNRYDKHINMYPPVAATANTSGSAVSQVATEPVAPYPLEDVAEVINPIPVYKSSTPTSTRPLVESSASSGSSTHDRYEHPFQLPPTTTTSVESLRPQETRERIPPPPYEESENKILQEKAYRTEEEPTKVPQPPRERKRDLSQYSPSGLKFYEIYNTTVKDSVSFTPEVQMKWCETLLEFAFDEEFLSHYNINAEKLKRELKPEEVTKNQKVILEHSFKVLAKLITMKWGPAMYLMGTLYSHQPYLAIKNKSIVVRNDKKALEYYCRAAKSNHSEACYRAGVCYEFQKGTADVSSQSESLTLAFRYYLRGAELCSNSACMYKLGMFCLYREDFQDVPQAMSWFKNAAKQHNSPQALYELGKIYEFTSLPFTVQRLLTENNITPNPTKALKNYYACATKCEYPLAQWKLGHCYEFGELQLPVIAKKSIAWYAKAALAEPKGNAMAMLALSGWYLTGATGVLQPNDQEAFKWALQSCEASDGKLARAEYALAYYYERAIGCTQDPAQARVHYERAARLGHSKAISRLQSGL, from the coding sequence ATGTTTCGCGATAATTACCACGATAACCGATACGATAAACACATCAATATGTACCCCCCTGTGGCGGCTACAGCCAATACTAGTGGTTCTGCTGTTTCACAGGTGGCAACAGAACCAGTGGCACCTTACCCCTTGGAAGATGTCGCTGAGGTTATCAACCCTATTCCAGTTTACAAATCGTCAACTCCGACTTCTACGCGACCGTTGGTCGAATCAAGCGCCAGTAGTGGTAGCAGCACTCATGATCGGTACGAGCATCCTTTCCAACTACCACCAACTACAACTACAAGTGTGGAGTCATTGAGACCACAGGAAACACGAGAAAGAATACCGCCGCCGCCTTATGAAGAATCAGAAAATAAGATTTTACAGGAGAAGGCTTATAGGACTGAGGAAGAACCCACGAAGGTACCGCAGCCTCCAAGGGAGAGGAAACGCGATCTGTCACAGTATTCGCCCAGTGGATTGAAATTCTACGAGATTTATAACACCACGGTGAAGGACTCTGTCAGCTTTACACCAGAAGTTCAAATGAAATGGTGTGAGACCTTGCTGGAGTTTGCATTCGACGAAGAGTTTCTCAGTCATTATAATATCAATGcagaaaaattgaaacGAGAGTTAAAACCGGAAGAGGTCACCAAGAACCAGAAAGTGATTCTTGAACATTCTTTTAAAGTTTTGGCGAAACTGATAACGATGAAATGGGGACCGGCGATGTATCTCATGGGCACTTTGTATTCGCATCAACCATACCTGGCGATCAAAAACAAGAGCATCGTTGTGCGCAACGATAAGAAAGCACTCGAATACTACTGTCGTGCGGCAAAGAGTAATCATTCTGAAGCTTGTTACCGTGCTGGTGTTTGCTACGAGTTTCAAAAGGGTACAGCGGACGTATCGTCTCAGTCGGAGTCCCTCACACTAGCGTTCAGGTATTATTTGCGTGGTGCTGAGTTGTGTTCGAACTCTGCCTGCATGTACAAGCTTGGTATGTTTTGTCTCTACAGAGAAGATTTCCAGGACGTTCCGCAAGCAATGTCATGGTTCAAGAATGCCGCCAAGCAGCACAATTCTCCACAAGCCCTCTACGAGCTAGGTAAGATCTACGAATTCACATCGCTACCATTCACAGTTCAACGACTACTCACGGAAAACAATATTACACCAAACCCAACCAAAGCACTTAAAAACTATTATGCATGCGCTACAAAATGCGAGTATCCATTAGCGCAATGGAAGCTAGGCCACTGCTACGAGTTCGGTGAGCTACAATTGCCGGTTATCGCCAAGAAATCTATTGCATGGTACGCCAAGGCAGCCCTCGCGGAACCAAAGGGTAATGCTATGGCCATGCTTGCACTCAGCGGATGGTACCTTACGGGTGCCACAGGTGTATTACAGCCAAATGACCAAGAAGCATTCAAGTGGGCACTGCAAAGTTGTGAAGCCTCTGACGGTAAGCTTGCACGGGCGGAATACGCGCTCGCTTACTACTACGAAAGAGCCATCGGCTGCACACAAGATCCAGCGCAAGCCAGGGTTCATTATGAGAGAGCTGCCAGGTTAGGGCACTCCAAAGCTATCTCTAGACTTCAATCCGGTCTATAA
- the COX20 gene encoding Cox20p (similar to Saccharomyces cerevisiae COX20 (YDR231C); ancestral locus Anc_8.451), whose protein sequence is MVWWPFGSKKGDESENTKETVGKREDGAQMANYSRGQKILLEDTSPRFNAEASQSERAVSKEEANFERALSTISREDFSLAKLTMIPCFRDAGLIGFSCMFVTGAVTFLYHKNPSKSANWSVGGLLLGSVVGWEQCRLRRKKSFQVAQMARNTVAAKEKPMMNSVPHDERVKHQWDGHTSEDQSKRPWYKIW, encoded by the coding sequence ATGGTTTGGTGGCCATTTGGATCAAAAAAGGGTGATGAGTCGGAAAATACGAAGGAGACCGTTGgaaagagagaagatgGTGCTCAAATGGCGAATTACTCGAGAGGACAGAAGATTCTACTAGAAGACACGAGCCCCAGGTTTAACGCAGAAGCTTCACAGAGTGAGAGAGCAGtttcaaaggaagaagctaatTTTGAAAGGGCCTTGAGTACGATATCGCGAGAGGACTTTTCACTGGCAAAATTGACAATGATTCCCTGTTTCAGAGACGCCGGGCTGATTGGCTTCAGCTGTATGTTTGTTACTGGTGCTGTGACTTTTTTGTACCATAAAAACCCCAGTAAATCTGCCAATTGGTCTGTGGGAGGGCTGCTTCTGGGTTCCGTTGTTGGATGGGAGCAATGCAGACTGCGcagaaagaagagtttCCAAGTGGCCCAGATGGCCAGGAATACGGTCGCAGCGAAGGAGAAACCCATGATGAACAGTGTGCCGCATGATGAAAGGGTGAAGCACCAGTGGGATGGGCATACGAGTGAGGACCAGTCAAAGAGGCCTTGGTACAAGATTTGGTAA
- the TDEL0B01850 gene encoding DODA-type extradiol aromatic ring-opening family dioxygenase: MYWGVAIVVAILAIYKYLNSTIDYTMSTAPVYFLSHGGPTFLYRNAKFGGEPGAFDATAALGKFIRETIQPKFVIMVSAHWQSDSKSSVQVAVPSGSSLENELIYDFYGFPKQLYAEKFRTRNDLSLATRITKDLNLYFSKDGNSPVHASLATRGIDHGVWVPLRVAFPAKTADDWNLDVPLVQVSLTADETDFVTHYKLGQALSKYRDEGGLVLVSGMSVHNLRDNIMSTKPLSYTTQFNELLRDILLPDVSASNKLNQFKDLLKNPAKRKLLYSAHPTLEHFVPMIVGLGAGAGQQTDGMVKVKEIYNKDQASLGWGIYQYDDN, translated from the coding sequence atgTATTGGGGTGTGGCAATTGTGGTTGCAATATTGGCCATTTACAAATATTTAAATTCGACGATTGATTATACGATGAGTACTGCGCCAGTTTACTTTCTATCCCATGGGGGTCCAACGTTTCTGTATCGAAACGCCAAATTCGGTGGTGAGCCTGGTGCGTTTGATGCCACTGCTGCACTTGGGAAGTTTATTCGAGAAACGATTCAACCGAAATTTGTGATTATGGTTTCTGCTCACTGGCAGTCAGACTCGAAATCATCTGTGCAAGTGGCTGTACCTTCTGGAAGTTCCTTGGAAAATGAACTCATTTATGACTTTTATGGGTTCCCCAAGCAACTGTACGCTGAAAAGTTTCGTACTAGGAACGATTTGTCCTTAGCCACTCGTATTACTAAGGATTTAAATTTATACTTCTCAAAAGATGGTAACTCACCGGTCCATGCATCGTTGGCTACCAGAGGTATCGATCATGGAGTTTGGGTTCCTTTGAGGGTGGCTTTTCCTGCGAAAACAGCAGACGACTGGAATCTCGACGTTCCTTTGGTGCAGGTTTCACTGACAGCTGATGAGACTGACTTTGTTACACATTACAAATTGGGACAGGCACTGTCAAAGTACAGGGATGAAGGTGGGCTAGTTCTCGTCTCGGGGATGAGCGTCCACAATTTGAGAGATAATATAATGAGTACCAAGCCGCTGAGCTATACAACACAGTTCAACGAACTGTTGAGAGATATCTTGTTGCCTGATGTCTCGGCTAGTAACAAACTAaaccaattcaaagatctgCTAAAAAATCCAGCCAAACGTAAACTCCTCTACTCGGCGCATCCAACTTTAGAGCATTTCGTGCCAATGATCGTGGGGTTGGGAGCCGGTGCTGGACAACAAACTGATGGCATGGTCAAAGTTAAGGAAATTTACAACAAAGATCAAGCCTCGTTGGGCTGGGGTATTTATCAGTACGACGATAATTGA